One Chloroflexota bacterium genomic window carries:
- the moaA gene encoding GTP 3',8-cyclase MoaA, translating to MTCLRDGFNRPISYLRISVTDRCNFRCLYCMPLEGIASLSHAEILSYEEMAAIVRAAAELGIRKVRLTGGEPLVRLGLTNFIAMLRAMPGIDDLSLTTNGFLLSRYAADLKRAGLKRINVSLDTLRPDRFQQITRLGRLEEVLKGIETAQAVGLQPLKINTVVIDGFNADELIDIATLTIERNWHIRFIELMPVGGTADWAQERYIPLDEIKRRIEEALGHLEPHHPATNTGNEPRFNLDGPARYYRLPRAKGTIGFISPISCQFCAQCNRLRLTADGRLRPCLLSEQEVDLRSPLRQGATIDDIKQLIRQAAQMKPLGHRLNERVVPEDRSMYQIGG from the coding sequence ATGACCTGTTTACGTGATGGCTTCAATCGGCCCATCTCTTACCTGCGCATCTCGGTGACCGATCGCTGTAACTTCCGCTGCCTTTATTGCATGCCCCTGGAGGGAATAGCCAGTCTATCCCACGCTGAGATCCTCAGTTATGAGGAGATGGCTGCGATCGTGCGGGCAGCGGCCGAGCTGGGCATCCGCAAGGTCCGCTTAACTGGCGGTGAACCACTGGTGAGACTTGGTCTGACCAATTTTATTGCTATGTTAAGGGCCATGCCGGGAATTGATGACCTCTCCTTGACTACTAACGGTTTCTTGCTCAGCCGCTACGCCGCTGACTTGAAGAGAGCCGGACTTAAACGCATCAACGTCAGTTTGGATACATTGAGACCCGATCGCTTCCAGCAGATCACCCGGCTCGGCCGACTGGAAGAGGTGCTCAAGGGCATCGAGACTGCCCAAGCGGTGGGGCTGCAGCCGCTGAAGATTAACACCGTGGTCATCGATGGTTTCAACGCTGATGAGCTGATCGACATCGCCACGCTCACCATCGAGAGAAATTGGCACATCCGCTTTATCGAGTTGATGCCGGTGGGAGGCACAGCGGACTGGGCCCAGGAGAGATACATCCCCCTGGACGAGATAAAGCGGCGGATAGAGGAGGCCTTGGGTCACCTGGAGCCGCACCATCCGGCGACCAACACTGGAAACGAGCCGAGGTTCAATCTTGATGGCCCAGCCCGTTACTACCGCCTGCCGAGGGCCAAAGGCACGATCGGTTTCATTAGCCCCATCAGCTGTCAATTCTGTGCTCAATGCAATCGTCTTCGCTTGACGGCCGACGGTCGCCTCCGTCCCTGCCTGCTGAGTGAGCAAGAGGTTGACTTGCGTAGTCCCCTCCGCCAGGGGGCCACCATAGACGATATCAAACAACTGATCAGGCAGGCTGCTCAGATGAAACCGTTGGGGCATCGCTTGAACGAACGCGTTGTCCCTGAGGATCGTTCAATGTACCAGATTGGAGGCTGA
- the moaC gene encoding cyclic pyranopterin monophosphate synthase MoaC: MSKGERADGLTHLDTTGRPRMVDVSEKPDTLRVATAVGEIAMQPATLTAIKEGKTKKGDVLATAQLAAVMAAKRAWEMIPLCHPLLLTSVEVGFEIDEESSTVEITATVKTSGKTGVEMEALTAVSVGALTIYDMCKAIDRSMVIGNIRLIRKSGGRSGDLVLEGAG, encoded by the coding sequence ATGAGCAAGGGTGAGCGGGCGGATGGTTTGACCCATCTCGATACTACAGGCCGGCCGCGTATGGTAGACGTCAGTGAAAAGCCCGACACGCTGCGGGTGGCTACAGCGGTAGGGGAGATCGCCATGCAGCCGGCCACATTGACAGCGATCAAGGAAGGGAAGACGAAGAAGGGCGATGTCCTGGCCACCGCTCAACTGGCCGCCGTGATGGCCGCAAAGAGAGCCTGGGAGATGATCCCCCTGTGTCACCCACTGCTTCTCACCTCGGTTGAGGTGGGCTTCGAGATCGACGAGGAGAGCAGTACGGTCGAGATCACTGCCACAGTGAAGACCAGCGGAAAAACGGGTGTGGAGATGGAAGCCTTGACTGCGGTGAGCGTAGGCGCACTGACAATCTACGATATGTGTAAAGCTATCGATCGCTCTATGGTGATCGGCAACATCCGCCTGATACGTAAGAGTGGCGGACGAAGCGGCGACCTCGTCCTGGAGGGAGCCGGGTAA
- a CDS encoding YfhO family protein, which produces MVRLRRYWPDLRSLALLLVLILVFYRQTALSPRILIGYDIFTYFYPNEAYAAERLHSGQLPLWNPYLFTGVPFLANIQTGIFYPLNLLFLLFFVPRAYVYSVVLHVFLAGCFMYLFARVSLHLQRWAAFLAAVVLMFGGFTSSLVGHLNQLQAATWLPLLFLLTDLTYRERRPLLALATGAVLALQLLAGHMQESYLTLCALSGLVLFYGGKALWGGYHPSHSEENSGEHPQSAAREGVLPLGEHLRGKESRTDRWRTALGSVISKEISGLALVGVSLLLGFGLAAVQLWPTYELANLSIRAGGLTYKEAVSFSLPPWLILKSLLPPVFDAPIFSEYWGYVGVCGLILAALAVVMRPRDKHVLFFALLALLSLFLALGQFNPLYPYLYKILPGLALFRVPARWLFLYTFAMAALAGIALHILLEGTPSARLGWPGRAHPAVRVILRLAILGALALLPILAYVALRLPYPLETPSAPTAIVWLVSGASALLLIIWALSTPASRLAIGALVCLLYGELLLSSQNLDLNRPNLPEAYSSLRPAVAHLLADPGIYRVLPLSDNTFDPGDLREQRGMLNAVLSPQAVYDYIVALKQKETLMPNLPLRYHIASIDGYDGGVLPLERYVAFKRLFPLSRKDAPDARLREQLETIPDPSLLGWLNVKYILMDRLRDVWADGVYYDLALRRTVGPAGTRDLTLEHLPDFETTSIGLVSYLSGASGLPDGTTVATISVTDSDGKVYTAPLQAGVQTAEGRYNATVGHRPARRVMAPTNDPQVWDYQSQIPLLKPIFPKRLTISSVAATADLHLRGISLIDDRTGASRPVVLDNFLRIVHLGDVKIYRNLAALPRAFLVPEVELVSNDAAALDWLRRPTFRPREQAVIVQDDWPGGDQNLSGAGTDQATVDILEYSPERIVLHMRSAHAGVLVLTDSYYPGWRAWVDGHEQRIMRVDYLFRGLVLKDGEHTVEFRYEPRPLLIGLLLSLCTLALALIWVIISIVLPKAAPFRRL; this is translated from the coding sequence GTGGTGAGACTGCGGCGCTATTGGCCCGACTTACGGTCGTTGGCTCTCCTTCTGGTCCTGATCCTTGTATTCTATCGCCAGACAGCTCTTTCGCCGCGTATCCTCATCGGTTACGACATCTTCACCTACTTCTATCCGAACGAGGCCTACGCCGCCGAAAGGCTACACAGCGGTCAATTGCCCCTGTGGAACCCCTATCTGTTCACGGGCGTGCCCTTTTTAGCTAACATCCAGACAGGGATATTCTATCCACTGAATCTGCTCTTCCTCTTATTTTTTGTGCCTCGGGCCTACGTCTACTCGGTAGTCCTCCACGTCTTTCTGGCTGGTTGTTTTATGTATCTTTTCGCCAGAGTTTCGCTGCACCTGCAGCGCTGGGCTGCTTTTCTCGCCGCTGTCGTCCTCATGTTCGGTGGCTTCACCTCTTCCCTGGTCGGACACCTCAACCAGTTACAGGCGGCAACCTGGCTTCCTCTCCTTTTTCTCCTCACTGATCTAACCTATCGGGAGCGACGTCCCCTCCTGGCCTTGGCCACTGGAGCGGTGCTTGCCCTGCAATTGCTGGCCGGGCACATGCAGGAATCCTATTTGACCCTCTGCGCCTTAAGCGGATTGGTGCTTTTCTACGGGGGGAAGGCCCTCTGGGGGGGATACCACCCCTCACACAGTGAGGAAAACAGTGGGGAACATCCCCAGTCCGCTGCTAGAGAGGGTGTCTTGCCTTTGGGCGAGCATCTCCGGGGGAAGGAATCCAGGACGGATCGATGGCGAACAGCGCTCGGTTCGGTGATCAGTAAGGAGATAAGCGGCCTTGCTCTGGTCGGTGTGAGCCTGCTCCTGGGATTTGGCTTGGCCGCTGTACAGCTCTGGCCGACCTATGAGCTGGCCAACCTTTCCATCCGGGCCGGGGGACTAACCTATAAGGAAGCGGTTTCCTTTTCCTTACCTCCCTGGCTGATCCTTAAGAGCCTACTGCCACCTGTCTTCGATGCACCCATCTTCAGCGAATATTGGGGCTACGTCGGCGTCTGTGGACTCATCCTGGCCGCATTGGCAGTAGTCATGAGGCCACGGGACAAGCACGTGCTCTTCTTCGCTCTGCTGGCTTTGCTCTCTCTTTTCCTGGCCTTGGGACAGTTCAATCCTCTCTATCCCTATCTCTACAAGATCTTGCCTGGGCTCGCCCTCTTCCGAGTGCCCGCTCGTTGGCTCTTTCTGTACACCTTCGCCATGGCCGCATTAGCTGGAATCGCCCTGCATATCCTCCTGGAAGGGACTCCATCTGCACGGTTGGGCTGGCCCGGTCGTGCTCATCCGGCTGTTAGAGTCATTCTGCGGCTGGCCATCCTAGGGGCATTGGCACTCTTGCCCATACTGGCCTACGTAGCCTTACGCTTGCCCTACCCGTTGGAGACGCCATCGGCCCCGACGGCCATCGTCTGGCTGGTCAGTGGTGCCTCTGCCTTGCTCCTCATCATCTGGGCCCTCTCGACCCCAGCCAGCCGTCTGGCCATAGGGGCGCTGGTCTGTCTACTCTATGGTGAGTTGCTCCTCAGCAGCCAGAATCTTGATCTGAATCGCCCTAACCTCCCGGAAGCCTACTCTTCCCTTCGTCCGGCTGTCGCTCATCTTTTAGCTGATCCCGGCATCTACCGCGTCCTCCCTTTGAGCGATAACACCTTCGACCCGGGTGACCTGAGAGAGCAAAGGGGGATGTTGAATGCTGTGCTCTCACCCCAGGCTGTCTATGACTACATCGTTGCTCTGAAACAAAAGGAGACGCTGATGCCTAACCTTCCCCTACGCTATCACATCGCCAGCATCGATGGCTATGACGGCGGGGTTTTACCTTTGGAACGCTATGTGGCCTTCAAACGTCTTTTCCCCCTTTCCCGAAAGGATGCTCCTGATGCCCGTCTGCGGGAACAGCTGGAGACGATACCGGATCCCTCTCTCTTGGGCTGGCTCAATGTGAAATACATCCTGATGGATCGGCTGCGTGATGTTTGGGCGGATGGCGTCTATTACGACCTGGCGCTCAGGCGAACTGTTGGGCCAGCTGGAACCAGGGATCTGACACTCGAGCACCTACCAGATTTTGAGACCACCTCCATCGGGCTGGTCTCCTACCTCAGCGGAGCATCAGGTTTGCCCGATGGCACCACGGTGGCCACCATTTCGGTGACTGATAGCGACGGAAAGGTATATACCGCACCGTTACAGGCCGGGGTGCAAACGGCTGAGGGCAGGTACAATGCCACGGTCGGGCATCGACCAGCACGGCGGGTGATGGCTCCGACGAACGATCCCCAGGTCTGGGACTATCAGTCCCAGATCCCCCTGCTCAAGCCTATCTTCCCCAAACGGCTCACCATCTCCTCCGTGGCTGCCACAGCCGACCTTCACCTGAGGGGGATCAGCCTCATCGATGATAGGACGGGGGCCAGCCGGCCCGTTGTTCTCGATAATTTTCTGCGCATCGTCCACCTGGGAGACGTCAAGATCTATCGGAACCTGGCTGCTTTGCCTCGCGCCTTCCTTGTGCCTGAGGTCGAGCTGGTCAGCAATGATGCTGCGGCCTTAGATTGGCTGCGCCGTCCCACCTTTCGACCCCGGGAACAGGCCGTGATCGTTCAGGACGATTGGCCGGGAGGCGACCAAAACCTATCCGGGGCTGGGACTGATCAAGCGACCGTAGATATTCTGGAGTATTCGCCCGAAAGAATCGTCTTGCATATGAGGTCGGCACACGCGGGGGTGCTCGTTCTGACCGACTCTTACTACCCAGGTTGGCGAGCCTGGGTCGATGGACATGAGCAGCGTATCATGCGGGTCGATTACCTCTTTAGGGGGCTTGTGTTGAAAGACGGTGAACACACGGTCGAATTTCGCTACGAGCCCCGCCCCCTTTTAATAGGACTCCTTCTCAGCCTGTGTACCTTGGCTCTGGCCCTAATCTGGGTTATAATATCTATCGTCCTGCCGAAGGCAGCACCGTTTAGGAGGTTATAA
- a CDS encoding septal ring lytic transglycosylase RlpA family protein: protein MKRFLIGRVIPLVLATIVVAVPLSGSEAASPEDEARLDYAMPGGHFFTQANGFPPGTSPKGYRITDEDGLPFWTEFQRLGGVTVLGYPISRRFSWNGFSVQATQKGVLQWRPEQKRFAFVNIFDELHNAGKDDWLASVRSTPPPLPGSFDAGKPWGEVIRQRLALLDSHPAIKARYQSVSDPLNLYGLPTSKVEDRGPVYVVRLQRAVIQQWKVDVPWAKAGQVTVANGGDLAKEAGLFPHAALRLENPVGEDWKNHRYRVVGLATWYGPGFHGQRMANGQVYDMNDPTTTSCNMYPLGTKLRVTNKEGKSIVVAVRDTGAFTYPIVVDLSYAAFTALAPPTAGIIEVLVEVIP, encoded by the coding sequence ATGAAAAGGTTTCTAATTGGCCGGGTTATTCCCTTAGTATTAGCCACCATTGTAGTCGCTGTTCCTCTCTCTGGGTCAGAGGCCGCTTCGCCGGAGGATGAGGCGCGCCTGGACTACGCCATGCCTGGGGGACACTTCTTCACTCAGGCGAATGGTTTCCCTCCAGGGACGAGCCCCAAGGGATACCGCATCACCGATGAGGACGGCCTCCCCTTTTGGACAGAGTTTCAGCGTCTCGGTGGGGTGACCGTCCTGGGCTATCCCATCTCAAGGCGCTTCTCCTGGAATGGCTTCTCTGTCCAGGCTACACAGAAAGGGGTGTTGCAGTGGCGACCGGAACAGAAGCGATTCGCCTTCGTCAATATATTTGATGAGCTACATAATGCCGGTAAGGACGATTGGTTGGCGAGTGTGCGTTCGACACCACCCCCTTTGCCCGGCAGTTTCGATGCTGGTAAGCCCTGGGGAGAAGTAATCCGCCAGCGCCTGGCTCTCTTAGACTCCCATCCAGCAATCAAAGCGCGCTATCAGTCCGTCTCGGATCCGCTAAATCTATACGGTTTACCTACCTCAAAGGTGGAGGATCGCGGACCCGTTTACGTCGTTCGGCTGCAACGGGCCGTTATCCAGCAATGGAAGGTAGACGTGCCCTGGGCTAAAGCAGGGCAGGTGACGGTGGCTAATGGGGGTGATCTAGCCAAGGAGGCCGGCTTATTTCCTCACGCTGCACTACGACTGGAGAATCCCGTGGGTGAGGACTGGAAGAATCACAGATATAGAGTGGTCGGCCTGGCCACTTGGTATGGTCCTGGCTTCCACGGCCAAAGGATGGCCAATGGTCAGGTCTACGATATGAACGATCCGACGACGACTTCGTGCAATATGTACCCTCTGGGCACTAAGTTAAGGGTGACCAACAAAGAGGGCAAGAGCATCGTCGTCGCCGTGCGCGATACCGGCGCTTTCACCTACCCCATCGTGGTGGACCTGAGCTACGCCGCCTTCACCGCTCTGGCCCCTCCAACGGCGGGGATCATAGAGGTGCTCGTCGAGGTCATCCCTTGA
- a CDS encoding D-alanyl-D-alanine carboxypeptidase, which translates to MRKGFFAGIVVLILLANWFWRPPLFGLGGGQSATMPTPTPQPQPTPTATREPNPIPPPIRKVGTNGPPTISAQGVAIIDETSGRLLYGKEPHQRFAPASLTKIVTAIIALEQGRLSAKVPIDVDCDELDDSTIMGLKPGEELTLQDLLYGLLLPSGNDAALAIARYIGGSESRFVELMNQKVTQLGLTDSHFANPHGLDAAGHYSSAYDMAMLARYAMQDPTFARIVATKEWTAKGHKTYWLRNLNRLLWYYPGADGVKVGYTDEAGKTMVASAMRNGHRLYVALMKSTDILSDSIALLNYVFENFAWPPTGVPQ; encoded by the coding sequence ATGCGTAAAGGCTTTTTTGCCGGGATAGTCGTCCTCATCCTTCTGGCAAATTGGTTCTGGCGACCCCCACTTTTCGGATTGGGCGGTGGACAGTCGGCCACGATGCCCACGCCAACGCCGCAACCTCAACCCACGCCCACCGCCACAAGGGAACCCAACCCCATCCCACCTCCTATCCGCAAGGTCGGCACAAATGGTCCCCCAACCATCAGTGCCCAAGGCGTAGCCATCATCGATGAAACGAGTGGCCGCCTCCTCTACGGCAAGGAACCCCACCAGCGCTTCGCGCCGGCCAGTCTGACTAAGATCGTCACGGCCATCATCGCCCTGGAACAGGGGAGGCTGAGCGCTAAGGTCCCCATCGATGTGGACTGCGACGAGCTGGATGACAGCACGATAATGGGTCTGAAGCCGGGCGAGGAGCTGACCCTGCAGGATTTGCTTTATGGGCTGCTGTTGCCCTCAGGTAATGATGCGGCTCTAGCCATCGCCCGATATATTGGCGGATCCGAAAGCCGCTTTGTGGAGCTGATGAACCAGAAGGTCACCCAGCTGGGGCTTACCGATAGCCATTTCGCCAATCCCCACGGATTAGATGCGGCTGGTCACTATTCCAGCGCCTACGATATGGCCATGCTCGCCCGCTATGCTATGCAGGATCCCACCTTCGCTCGGATAGTGGCGACCAAGGAATGGACTGCTAAAGGGCACAAGACCTATTGGCTGCGCAATCTGAACCGACTCCTCTGGTATTATCCTGGGGCTGATGGGGTGAAGGTCGGCTATACTGACGAGGCCGGGAAGACGATGGTCGCTTCGGCTATGCGGAACGGGCATCGCCTCTATGTCGCCTTGATGAAAAGCACTGATATCTTGAGTGACAGCATCGCCCTCCTCAATTACGTTTTTGAAAACTTTGCCTGGCCGCCGACGGGAGTTCCACAATGA
- a CDS encoding type II toxin-antitoxin system Phd/YefM family antitoxin has product MSARRISAREARANFSDLLGLVYYTKEPVIVEKRGRPFVVVISPEQYESLQKEQERAWAVVDRVRERNADKAPEEVLRDATAEVEAVRHEMYEEEKRASKRRR; this is encoded by the coding sequence ATGTCAGCACGAAGAATATCAGCGCGGGAGGCCAGAGCCAACTTCAGCGATCTCCTTGGCCTGGTGTACTACACTAAGGAGCCAGTGATTGTCGAGAAAAGGGGACGGCCGTTTGTGGTCGTAATTAGCCCAGAGCAGTATGAGAGCCTGCAAAAGGAGCAAGAACGAGCGTGGGCCGTTGTCGATCGGGTTCGAGAGCGGAACGCTGACAAGGCCCCTGAGGAAGTTCTGCGCGACGCGACTGCCGAGGTTGAAGCGGTCCGTCATGAGATGTATGAGGAAGAAAAGCGGGCTAGTAAGCGCCGTCGTTGA
- a CDS encoding putative toxin-antitoxin system toxin component, PIN family, which yields MRKKSGLVSAVVDTNLFVSGLIIELGTPYELVEASRRGAFTLVVSESLYMEYRRVLLRPKFAEKYGITLEEVTDFLFLIDTSARRVTPSRRLPITVRDKKDEGILAAALGGKADYLVTGDEDLLVLRDDPRLGRLKIVTARDFLDILTREHPEQ from the coding sequence ATGAGGAAGAAAAGCGGGCTAGTAAGCGCCGTCGTTGACACGAATCTGTTTGTCAGCGGTCTCATTATTGAATTGGGTACTCCCTACGAGCTTGTCGAAGCATCACGTCGAGGTGCTTTCACCTTAGTCGTCTCCGAATCGCTCTATATGGAGTATAGGCGGGTCTTGCTACGACCAAAGTTTGCTGAGAAATATGGCATAACCCTAGAAGAAGTCACAGACTTTTTATTCCTGATAGATACAAGCGCTCGCAGGGTCACTCCCAGTCGCAGGCTTCCCATCACGGTTCGGGATAAAAAGGACGAGGGGATACTTGCTGCCGCGCTCGGCGGCAAAGCAGACTATCTTGTTACTGGGGATGAAGATTTGTTGGTTCTACGCGATGATCCGCGACTGGGAAGACTAAAGATCGTCACGGCAAGAGACTTCCTGGACATCCTGACCAGGGAACACCCCGAGCAGTAA
- a CDS encoding tetratricopeptide repeat protein: MPTLETHIEGVKAAILAGNTDQAIATCQYLLRYFPKYIEVHCLLAEAYRDKGLIEPAEDLFKRVLSADPDNVIAHWALSLIYEEHNDLNRAVRERQRALDVSPGHQELQRELLRLTSQKPKPTRGGLGRLYIRGGLYEQAIAEFKTILDKEPDRLDVRLSLAEALWWAGRAAEAATVCAQILEDSPDCLKANLICGWEALKTGEAEKGEALLQRAQALDPENKVAASLISDERFCLRTIEIPPADEMAMAFPSAVVVTSALDQAPPESGRATEPPQERKPADYVAEAGVSPAEPIIEEMTLPLEVTESVADKGESEDQATPSTEDETEPLVMAEEHPPIEEATESMASKSEIGDQAAPPTEMEPLTVVEEHPPTEAVTEEEILSTALPPESILSAVQETLEEIAIQRSELEALAEKTEEELPTPSAEAEEGMVVGEATILSQEEDTLSKTVEEPPALLSVENSTTSAQVEIGGDVHSVVEEEDDDLSAAIQPYLERVRADPNDYAARLALGNAYQQLGQVDLAIEEYRQVIKGAPYLVEAVVDNLKWLIYSRPDHAESHRTLGDAYMKVGRFQQAVEEYNWTLHESSGEESSEESSD, from the coding sequence ATGCCAACATTAGAAACACACATCGAGGGCGTTAAAGCGGCTATCCTGGCTGGGAACACCGATCAAGCCATAGCTACCTGTCAATATCTTCTGCGCTATTTCCCCAAGTACATCGAGGTGCATTGTCTCCTGGCTGAGGCCTATCGTGATAAGGGACTGATTGAACCGGCCGAGGATCTCTTCAAGCGTGTCTTGAGCGCTGATCCTGATAACGTGATTGCTCATTGGGCCCTCAGCCTTATCTATGAGGAGCATAATGACCTGAACCGTGCTGTTCGGGAACGGCAGCGGGCGCTTGATGTCAGCCCTGGTCACCAGGAGCTGCAAAGAGAGCTCCTCCGTTTAACCTCGCAAAAACCTAAACCTACCCGAGGCGGCCTGGGACGGCTCTACATCCGCGGCGGACTCTACGAGCAAGCCATCGCCGAATTCAAAACCATCTTGGACAAAGAACCCGACCGCCTGGATGTTCGGCTATCCCTGGCCGAAGCCCTATGGTGGGCTGGACGGGCGGCCGAGGCGGCTACCGTCTGCGCCCAAATCCTTGAGGACTCACCTGATTGTCTGAAGGCGAACCTGATATGCGGCTGGGAGGCCTTAAAGACGGGTGAGGCGGAGAAGGGCGAGGCCTTACTCCAGCGGGCCCAGGCGCTGGATCCCGAGAACAAGGTGGCTGCTTCCCTGATCAGTGATGAGCGATTTTGCCTTAGAACAATCGAAATCCCCCCAGCCGATGAGATGGCGATGGCTTTTCCGTCAGCAGTGGTCGTCACCTCTGCCTTGGACCAGGCTCCACCTGAATCGGGCCGGGCCACAGAGCCTCCGCAGGAAAGGAAGCCAGCGGATTACGTGGCGGAAGCCGGGGTGAGCCCGGCGGAGCCGATAATAGAGGAAATGACCCTCCCTTTGGAGGTGACCGAATCAGTCGCAGATAAGGGTGAGAGCGAGGATCAAGCGACGCCTTCAACTGAAGATGAGACGGAGCCCCTCGTGATGGCGGAGGAGCATCCTCCCATCGAAGAGGCGACTGAATCTATGGCCAGTAAGAGCGAAATTGGGGATCAAGCGGCACCTCCGACAGAAATGGAGCCCCTCACGGTGGTAGAGGAGCATCCTCCTACCGAAGCGGTGACTGAGGAGGAGATATTGTCCACGGCGCTGCCCCCGGAGAGCATCCTTAGTGCTGTCCAGGAAACCCTTGAAGAGATCGCCATCCAGAGGAGTGAACTGGAGGCCCTGGCGGAGAAGACAGAGGAGGAATTGCCTACTCCATCAGCCGAAGCAGAGGAAGGAATGGTGGTGGGGGAGGCAACCATTCTTTCTCAAGAAGAGGATACTTTGTCCAAGACAGTCGAGGAGCCCCCAGCGCTCTTGTCGGTCGAGAACAGCACCACGTCAGCTCAAGTAGAGATAGGGGGTGATGTTCACTCGGTGGTAGAAGAGGAGGATGATGATCTCTCAGCAGCCATTCAGCCCTATTTGGAGAGAGTGCGCGCTGACCCAAACGATTATGCTGCTCGTCTAGCCTTGGGCAACGCCTATCAACAATTAGGGCAGGTCGACCTGGCTATTGAGGAGTATAGACAGGTCATCAAAGGGGCACCATACCTCGTCGAGGCAGTGGTCGACAACCTGAAATGGCTTATCTATTCCCGACCTGACCATGCTGAATCCCACCGCACCTTAGGTGATGCCTATATGAAGGTTGGTCGCTTCCAGCAAGCAGTCGAGGAGTATAATTGGACGCTGCACGAATCCAGCGGGGAGGAGTCCTCAGAGGAGAGTTCAGACTGA